One Bdellovibrio bacteriovorus str. Tiberius DNA segment encodes these proteins:
- a CDS encoding MFS transporter, whose amino-acid sequence MATAIVKDAGKAVFDKSKIWKVIGASSAGTLIEWYDFYIFGSLATIISAQFFPKGHETVALLSTLATFATGFIVRPFGALVFGRVGDVVGRKYAFMVTLLIMGLATTAIGLLPGYETIGILAPILLLVLRLLQGLALGGEYGGAATYVAEHSPDGKRGFYTSFIQTTATLGLFVSLGVILLTRLTMGEDAFKEWGWRIPFLLSVVLVLVSYLIRRKMQESPVFIQMKAEGKSSKSPLRDSFLHPENRRLVILALLGATAGQGVVWYTGQFYALYYLQTVLKVDFVVANQIIAVALLFATPFFVVFGGLSDKIGRKNIMMAGCLIAALTYYPIYQAMERYSGWNPADPLATAVNPNVVMLTLLVFIQVIYVTMVYGPIAAFLVELFPTQIRYTSMSLPYHIGNGVFGGLVPFIGTAIVASTGNHFAGLIYPISIALMTFAIGMIFIKEDRNVRWH is encoded by the coding sequence ATGGCTACAGCTATTGTCAAAGATGCGGGCAAAGCCGTCTTCGATAAAAGTAAAATTTGGAAAGTCATTGGGGCGTCCAGCGCCGGAACTCTGATTGAGTGGTATGACTTTTATATCTTCGGAAGTCTTGCCACCATTATCTCTGCTCAATTTTTCCCTAAAGGTCATGAAACAGTGGCGTTGCTAAGTACGTTGGCAACGTTCGCCACGGGCTTTATTGTTCGTCCTTTTGGTGCGTTAGTGTTTGGCCGGGTGGGAGACGTGGTCGGACGTAAGTACGCCTTTATGGTCACGTTGCTGATTATGGGTCTTGCGACCACGGCAATTGGTCTTTTGCCGGGCTATGAAACAATTGGGATTCTGGCGCCGATTCTGTTATTGGTTCTGCGCTTGCTGCAAGGCTTGGCATTAGGAGGCGAATACGGTGGGGCGGCCACCTACGTGGCTGAACACAGCCCTGATGGCAAGCGGGGCTTTTATACATCCTTTATTCAGACCACCGCGACCCTGGGACTGTTTGTTTCCCTGGGCGTGATTCTGCTGACCCGTCTGACGATGGGTGAGGACGCCTTTAAGGAATGGGGCTGGCGGATTCCATTCCTGCTGTCGGTGGTTCTGGTTTTGGTGTCTTATTTAATACGCCGAAAGATGCAGGAATCCCCGGTGTTCATTCAGATGAAGGCCGAAGGCAAATCCTCGAAAAGTCCATTGCGGGACAGTTTTCTGCATCCTGAAAATCGCCGTCTGGTTATTTTGGCATTGCTGGGGGCCACGGCCGGGCAGGGAGTTGTCTGGTACACCGGTCAGTTCTATGCTCTTTATTATTTGCAGACAGTTTTGAAGGTCGATTTCGTCGTGGCCAATCAGATCATCGCGGTGGCGTTGTTGTTTGCAACTCCGTTCTTTGTGGTGTTCGGCGGGCTGTCTGATAAAATCGGGCGCAAGAATATCATGATGGCGGGGTGTCTGATCGCGGCGCTGACGTACTATCCGATCTATCAGGCGATGGAACGTTATTCTGGCTGGAACCCGGCAGATCCATTGGCGACGGCAGTGAATCCCAACGTCGTGATGTTGACTCTGTTGGTATTTATTCAGGTCATCTATGTGACGATGGTGTATGGACCGATCGCCGCCTTCCTGGTCGAACTTTTCCCGACACAAATTCGCTATACTTCGATGTCTCTTCCATATCATATCGGGAATGGGGTGTTCGGAGGCTTGGTTCCGTTCATCGGAACGGCGATTGTGGCTTCTACCGGGAACCACTTCGCCGGCTTAATATATCCGATATCCATTGCGCTGATGACTTTCGCCATTGGTATGATCTTTATCAAAGAAGACCGGAACGTTCGTTGGCACTAA
- a CDS encoding AarF/ABC1/UbiB kinase family protein, producing the protein MLRQLRFLILFILILGRFAWAVTPEKVGLHLSFEERLALTYALMAQGETADNKEQILERAKNYFSSVYQAEVETVKVRNFDEFLKLHKGEWPNTHSVSLDLEMIEARGAKAMRTYTSDSARVQKQIETYLEWQQQKLKDMVPQDQLEQKMPMEALAAQVMALAQNPEGQKLAEGWVLAESDALLTEKMKELDRVGEKIAESKLGQQQDATMKIFLQTMFSEYFRRLSPASKKLIVSSYLGSDLNMPEMKKFELMVQNSGPQLQKLLQVVARQADLGPDMVEVFRGLENSVRPVPWSQVEKLLNSENGNYKFNYFERKPLGVGTMAQVHRAKVVIDGERRDVVVRFIKPGIADRVEEDKRILMDVAEILDSNPEFRKTGAPKLTPVVQDITDTVLAELSQEDTVARQKLAATRYEKMAFMNTPDYKNEIQFHVPKIYDGKKGSKFMVQELVIGKKLDKEVAIYKDIAPDMKRVIIEQMARVWAQEVMFGGGFYHSDLHQGNFMIQVTEPKIIVNILDYGMGGVISRDMQTQVMLLGAGTELLNSETMARAFWNIADKQKSTITQSRLQFMIEAKMHNIRHGYEQPLTMEMWTAWVMDLGLRLPYEFVSLNRGIVIVNKLLTDAGSTMSISSLMKSMAVKNPARVYKALAIEGKISHKELVKLGWIEMKDMLGLSPKVIPAKAATPAAVIRCEMVFN; encoded by the coding sequence ATGTTGAGACAGTTGCGTTTCTTGATATTATTCATACTGATCCTTGGTCGCTTTGCCTGGGCGGTGACGCCTGAGAAAGTCGGCTTGCATCTGTCTTTTGAAGAAAGACTGGCGCTGACCTATGCCCTGATGGCCCAAGGGGAAACGGCCGACAACAAAGAACAGATTCTGGAAAGAGCCAAAAACTATTTCTCTTCCGTTTATCAGGCAGAAGTTGAAACCGTTAAAGTGCGCAATTTCGATGAATTCCTGAAACTTCATAAAGGCGAATGGCCCAACACCCATAGCGTGTCTTTGGATCTGGAAATGATCGAAGCCCGTGGTGCCAAAGCCATGCGCACCTATACTTCCGACAGCGCGCGCGTGCAAAAGCAGATTGAAACCTATCTTGAATGGCAGCAGCAAAAACTGAAGGACATGGTTCCTCAGGACCAGCTTGAACAAAAGATGCCGATGGAAGCCCTGGCGGCCCAGGTGATGGCTCTGGCGCAAAACCCGGAAGGCCAGAAGCTGGCTGAAGGCTGGGTTTTGGCTGAAAGTGATGCTCTGTTAACTGAAAAGATGAAAGAACTGGATCGCGTGGGTGAAAAGATCGCAGAATCCAAGCTGGGTCAGCAGCAGGATGCGACGATGAAGATCTTCCTGCAGACGATGTTCAGCGAATATTTCAGACGTCTAAGCCCGGCTTCAAAAAAGCTGATCGTGTCTTCTTATTTGGGCAGTGATCTGAATATGCCGGAAATGAAAAAGTTTGAACTGATGGTTCAAAACAGCGGTCCGCAACTGCAAAAGCTGCTTCAGGTGGTGGCTCGTCAGGCGGATCTGGGGCCAGACATGGTTGAGGTCTTCCGCGGCCTTGAAAACTCGGTGCGCCCGGTACCGTGGTCTCAGGTGGAAAAGCTTTTGAATTCTGAAAACGGCAATTACAAGTTCAACTATTTTGAAAGAAAACCCCTGGGTGTCGGAACGATGGCTCAGGTTCACCGTGCGAAGGTTGTTATTGATGGCGAGCGCCGCGACGTGGTTGTTCGTTTCATCAAGCCCGGCATCGCAGACCGTGTGGAAGAAGACAAACGCATCCTGATGGATGTGGCTGAAATTCTGGATTCCAACCCAGAATTCCGTAAAACGGGTGCTCCGAAACTGACTCCGGTGGTGCAGGATATCACCGACACTGTTTTGGCAGAACTAAGTCAGGAAGATACAGTGGCTCGCCAAAAGCTTGCAGCGACTCGCTATGAAAAAATGGCGTTCATGAACACGCCAGACTATAAAAACGAAATCCAGTTCCATGTGCCGAAGATTTATGACGGTAAAAAAGGCTCTAAGTTCATGGTGCAAGAACTGGTCATCGGAAAAAAGCTGGATAAAGAAGTCGCGATTTACAAGGACATTGCGCCTGACATGAAACGTGTGATCATCGAACAAATGGCCCGCGTCTGGGCTCAGGAAGTGATGTTTGGCGGCGGATTCTATCATTCGGATCTGCACCAGGGGAACTTCATGATCCAGGTGACCGAGCCTAAAATCATCGTCAACATTCTGGATTACGGAATGGGCGGAGTGATCAGCCGTGATATGCAGACGCAAGTCATGCTGTTGGGCGCAGGGACTGAATTGTTAAACTCTGAAACCATGGCTCGTGCTTTCTGGAATATCGCTGACAAGCAGAAAAGCACAATCACGCAAAGCCGTCTTCAGTTCATGATCGAGGCCAAGATGCACAACATCCGCCACGGGTATGAACAGCCACTGACAATGGAAATGTGGACTGCCTGGGTGATGGATCTGGGGCTTCGTCTGCCGTATGAGTTCGTCAGTCTGAACCGCGGTATCGTGATCGTGAATAAACTGCTGACGGATGCTGGCAGCACGATGTCCATCAGCTCTTTGATGAAGAGTATGGCCGTTAAAAACCCGGCACGCGTTTACAAGGCTTTGGCGATTGAGGGCAAGATCTCTCACAAAGAGCTTGTGAAGCTTGGATGGATTGAAATGAAAGACATGCTGGGTCTTTCGCCAAAGGTGATCCCGGCAAAAGCGGCGACACCGGCGGCGGTTATTCGCTGTGAAATGGTGTTCAACTAG
- a CDS encoding YaiI/YqxD family protein: MLNIFIDADGCPVKEETYKVAERYQLKVFVVANKYLNVPQDSRIEMIVASSDFDAADDWIVEHTQAGDIVITADILLAERCVKKQVRVIGIKGIEFTEDSIGSAVATRELMQNLRHMGEVRGGPAPMDKKDRSKFLSTLDQVIQQLKRK, translated from the coding sequence ATGCTGAATATATTTATTGATGCTGACGGATGCCCAGTTAAAGAAGAAACCTACAAAGTGGCTGAGCGCTATCAACTGAAGGTCTTCGTCGTCGCCAACAAATACCTCAACGTCCCGCAAGATTCCCGCATCGAAATGATTGTGGCCTCGAGCGACTTTGATGCCGCCGACGATTGGATCGTAGAACACACGCAAGCCGGTGATATCGTCATTACCGCCGACATCCTGTTAGCTGAAAGATGCGTAAAAAAACAGGTTCGAGTCATAGGAATCAAAGGTATCGAATTCACCGAAGACAGCATCGGCTCTGCCGTTGCCACCCGCGAACTAATGCAAAATCTAAGACATATGGGAGAAGTTCGCGGCGGTCCGGCACCCATGGACAAAAAGGACCGTTCAAAGTTTCTAAGCACTCTGGATCAGGTCATTCAACAGCTTAAACGCAAATAA
- a CDS encoding MOSC domain-containing protein: MKIEQLCIYPLKSARAQKINQMTMTHEGPVGDRQWMLVDENGKFISQRTLPKLATVEVFYEDTALTVGFQKMFFKISTNNSFKRQVKVQVWNDTFEAALEPDLYSQALSQYLGVNCRLVRYAPYSQRRVLSTDKAWKPEVRFADGRPVQLINTKSLDELNSRLETPVTMDRFRGNIIYSGNVPFEEDKWKKIRIGDVVFSQPKRCSRCTITTIDQATGVANGPEPLKTLAGYRREGTSVFFGTLWIPENTGVIKLGDALDVLE, translated from the coding sequence ATGAAAATTGAACAGCTTTGCATCTATCCTCTGAAATCCGCTCGTGCGCAAAAGATCAACCAGATGACCATGACCCATGAGGGGCCGGTTGGGGATCGTCAGTGGATGCTGGTGGATGAAAACGGTAAATTTATTTCCCAGCGCACGCTTCCAAAGCTTGCGACTGTCGAGGTGTTTTATGAAGACACCGCCCTGACCGTTGGATTTCAAAAGATGTTCTTTAAAATTTCCACCAACAATTCTTTCAAACGTCAGGTCAAGGTGCAGGTCTGGAACGACACCTTTGAAGCGGCTTTAGAGCCGGACTTGTATTCCCAGGCCCTGTCCCAGTATCTGGGGGTGAACTGCCGTCTGGTGCGCTATGCACCGTATTCCCAGCGCCGTGTGCTTTCTACTGACAAGGCATGGAAACCGGAAGTGCGCTTTGCTGACGGCAGACCTGTTCAGTTGATCAACACCAAAAGTCTGGATGAACTGAATTCTCGACTGGAAACCCCGGTCACCATGGATCGCTTCCGCGGCAACATCATTTATTCCGGCAACGTTCCGTTCGAGGAAGACAAATGGAAAAAGATCCGCATCGGGGACGTGGTGTTTTCGCAACCCAAGCGCTGTTCGCGCTGCACGATCACCACGATTGATCAGGCGACAGGTGTTGCCAACGGGCCTGAGCCTTTGAAAACCCTGGCTGGCTATCGTCGCGAGGGAACTTCCGTATTTTTCGGTACGTTGTGGATTCCGGAAAACACCGGCGTGATTAAGCTGGGTGATGCTCTGGACGTGCTGGAGTAG
- a CDS encoding deoxyhypusine synthase family protein has translation MGPITQFIDHHYRHFNAAALKDAAKGYKLHMDNGGQMLVTLAGAMSTAELGLSLAEMIRMGKVHAISCTGANLEEDVFNLVAHDHYVRIPNYRDLTPADEQKLLEKHLNRVTDTCIPEEEAIRRIENVVLEYWQDADSKGESYFPHEFMYKILLSGKLNQYYQIDPKNSWLLAAAEKNLPMVVPGWEDSTLGNIFTGHIIKGDIKKSTTVKGGIEYMKTWAEWYMSASKKAPVGFFQIGGGIAGDFPICVVPMLEQDLGHEDIPLWSYFAQISDSTTSYGSYSGAIPNEKITWGKLAPTTPSYIVESDATIVAPLIFAYVMGK, from the coding sequence ATGGGTCCAATTACTCAGTTTATCGATCATCACTACCGTCACTTCAACGCCGCTGCATTGAAAGATGCTGCTAAAGGCTACAAACTTCACATGGATAACGGTGGCCAGATGCTGGTGACTTTGGCAGGTGCCATGTCTACAGCGGAACTGGGTCTTTCTTTGGCTGAAATGATCCGCATGGGTAAAGTTCACGCGATCTCTTGCACAGGTGCGAACCTTGAAGAAGACGTGTTCAACCTGGTTGCTCACGATCATTACGTGCGCATCCCGAACTATCGTGATCTGACTCCGGCTGACGAGCAAAAATTGCTTGAGAAGCACTTGAACCGTGTTACTGACACGTGCATCCCTGAAGAAGAAGCTATCCGTCGTATCGAGAACGTGGTTTTGGAATACTGGCAGGATGCTGACTCCAAAGGTGAGTCTTACTTCCCGCACGAATTCATGTACAAAATCCTTCTTTCCGGCAAATTGAACCAGTACTACCAGATCGATCCAAAAAATTCCTGGTTGCTGGCGGCTGCTGAAAAGAACCTTCCAATGGTTGTTCCAGGCTGGGAAGACTCCACTTTGGGTAACATCTTCACTGGTCACATCATCAAAGGTGACATCAAAAAATCCACCACTGTTAAAGGTGGTATCGAGTACATGAAAACCTGGGCTGAGTGGTACATGAGTGCTTCCAAAAAAGCACCAGTGGGCTTCTTCCAGATCGGTGGCGGTATCGCCGGCGACTTCCCAATCTGTGTTGTTCCAATGCTGGAACAGGATTTGGGTCACGAAGACATTCCATTGTGGAGCTACTTCGCTCAGATCTCTGATTCTACAACTTCTTACGGTTCATACTCTGGTGCGATTCCGAACGAAAAAATCACCTGGGGTAAACTGGCTCCGACAACTCCTAGCTACATCGTTGAATCCGATGCAACTATCGTTGCGCCTCTGATCTTCGCTTATGTAATGGGTAAGTAG
- a CDS encoding class I SAM-dependent methyltransferase, producing MKIKIPYQDKITLGYSLARSAGFAAQQWTLPFFEFITTGGKKPHKNIDPHKLRLAYRELFRLLKKDSENIAQGIYPVEVLKPETVARHFMRYPRIIYDGYSIAKRRKDKSAHDFDGEAENFMKDLPEYYQRNFHFQTGGYLTRESAELYEHQVEILFSGSADAMRRLIIPLAKQTHPGDGAGLHFLEVGAGTGRLTRFMKLAYPKAKITVLDLSYPYLKKAQDNLHEFDRLDFVQGAAEELPFQDARFDLVYSCFMFHELPHEIRRRVIAEGFRVLKPGGAYGLVDSLQAEDTHEFEWALEQFPVDFHEPFYKNYTQNPMEGLMIAAGFEGLHKDQGFFAKALLARKPSE from the coding sequence ATGAAGATCAAGATTCCTTATCAGGACAAAATCACTCTGGGGTATTCACTGGCGCGTTCAGCGGGGTTCGCAGCCCAGCAGTGGACACTGCCTTTTTTTGAATTTATCACCACGGGTGGCAAGAAGCCTCACAAGAACATCGATCCGCACAAGCTGCGCCTGGCGTACCGCGAGCTTTTCCGGCTTTTAAAAAAAGACAGCGAAAATATCGCTCAAGGAATTTACCCGGTGGAGGTTTTAAAACCTGAAACCGTCGCCCGCCACTTCATGCGCTATCCGCGAATCATTTATGATGGGTATTCCATCGCCAAACGCCGCAAGGACAAGTCCGCCCATGACTTTGATGGCGAAGCTGAAAACTTCATGAAGGATCTGCCCGAGTACTATCAGCGAAACTTCCACTTTCAAACCGGAGGCTATCTGACTAGGGAATCCGCCGAACTGTACGAGCATCAGGTTGAAATCCTGTTCTCGGGTTCTGCCGATGCCATGAGACGCCTGATTATCCCCTTGGCAAAACAGACTCACCCTGGTGACGGCGCTGGTCTGCATTTTTTGGAAGTCGGAGCGGGAACGGGGCGCCTGACAAGATTCATGAAGCTTGCATACCCAAAGGCCAAGATCACAGTGTTGGATTTAAGTTATCCGTACTTGAAAAAAGCCCAGGATAATCTGCATGAATTTGACCGCCTGGATTTTGTGCAAGGGGCGGCGGAAGAGCTGCCGTTCCAGGATGCCAGGTTTGATCTGGTTTATTCCTGCTTTATGTTCCATGAACTGCCTCATGAAATCCGTCGTCGTGTGATTGCCGAAGGCTTCCGCGTGTTGAAACCGGGCGGGGCCTATGGGCTGGTGGATTCCCTGCAGGCAGAGGACACTCACGAATTTGAGTGGGCTTTGGAGCAATTCCCCGTGGATTTCCATGAGCCGTTTTACAAAAACTACACCCAAAATCCGATGGAAGGCCTCATGATCGCGGCCGGTTTTGAGGGGCTGCATAAGGATCAGGGATTTTTTGCCAAAGCCCTTTTGGCGCGTAAACCCTCAGAGTAG
- a CDS encoding tRNA threonylcarbamoyladenosine dehydratase — protein METTQSPNLPQPQETEYVLHRRFDRMGRLVGDEVMKRLFNTHVMVIGLGGVGSWAAESLARSGVGKLTIIDFDEICITNANRQLHALQGLVGKKKAEVMGERLRKINPQNNVTVIPEFYNAENSEMMLSHKPDYIVDAIDNLTAKTHLLATCRERGIKVITSGGSAAKMDPLRIKKADLADTYVDPMAAQVRKMLRQKYDFPEKNFGIPCIFSDETPIQPVELKYDHGQGFKCVCPKGQNDLHNCDSRNVIWGTASYVTGAFGLAMASHIVNEIHAQAQNEAKA, from the coding sequence ATGGAAACCACACAATCACCTAATTTGCCTCAACCTCAGGAAACTGAGTACGTTTTGCACCGCCGTTTCGATCGTATGGGTCGTTTGGTGGGTGATGAGGTGATGAAGCGCCTTTTCAACACTCACGTGATGGTGATTGGATTGGGCGGCGTGGGTTCTTGGGCTGCTGAGTCCCTGGCTCGTTCCGGCGTCGGCAAGCTGACCATTATTGATTTTGATGAAATCTGCATCACCAACGCCAATCGCCAGTTGCATGCTTTACAAGGCCTGGTGGGTAAAAAGAAAGCCGAAGTGATGGGCGAACGTCTGCGCAAAATCAATCCGCAGAACAACGTCACGGTGATTCCGGAATTCTACAACGCTGAAAATTCTGAAATGATGTTGTCCCATAAGCCGGACTATATCGTGGATGCTATCGATAACTTGACTGCGAAAACCCACTTGCTGGCGACCTGCCGTGAGCGTGGTATCAAAGTCATCACTTCCGGTGGTTCTGCGGCGAAGATGGATCCACTTCGTATCAAGAAGGCCGATTTGGCCGACACGTATGTTGATCCAATGGCGGCGCAAGTGCGCAAAATGCTGCGCCAGAAATATGATTTCCCGGAAAAGAACTTCGGCATTCCTTGCATCTTCTCTGATGAAACTCCGATTCAGCCGGTAGAGCTGAAATACGACCACGGTCAGGGTTTCAAATGTGTATGCCCTAAAGGTCAGAACGATCTGCACAACTGTGACAGCCGTAACGTGATCTGGGGGACTGCAAGCTATGTGACGGGGGCTTTTGGTTTGGCCATGGCTTCCCACATCGTGAATGAAATCCACGCTCAGGCGCAGAACGAGGCTAAAGCATGA
- a CDS encoding TatD family hydrolase, with product MVGFGYWIDAHGHLADLRWQGQVDTIIDEARTKGIAFFMQGGVDPEDWQRQREIKARHPRHIGLCFGLHPYWVAAHEDDECEQALDLLAQALPEADGLGELGLDFRPHIMKDSMERQIGVFEQQLELGHITGKPLVLHLVQAHEEGLKIMDVWGLPKQKGMVHSFNGSAYKAQEFLQRGLMLSVGGPVCRPDNQKLHQAVREVPLEMLLIESDSPDQGPPAYKGRLNPPESIWEVARTIGELKSLDPLEILDITTANFRRLFHGNHTIT from the coding sequence ATGGTTGGATTTGGCTATTGGATCGATGCTCACGGACACCTTGCGGACCTGCGATGGCAGGGACAGGTGGATACTATTATCGATGAAGCCCGCACAAAGGGCATCGCCTTCTTTATGCAAGGGGGCGTGGACCCCGAAGACTGGCAGCGCCAGCGTGAAATCAAAGCGCGCCATCCCCGCCATATCGGTCTTTGCTTTGGACTGCATCCGTATTGGGTGGCGGCTCATGAAGACGATGAATGTGAGCAGGCTCTGGATCTGCTGGCGCAGGCCCTGCCTGAAGCCGATGGTTTGGGGGAGCTTGGCTTGGATTTTCGCCCGCATATCATGAAAGACTCGATGGAGCGCCAGATTGGCGTATTTGAGCAACAGTTGGAACTGGGGCATATCACGGGGAAGCCGTTGGTTCTGCATCTGGTACAGGCTCACGAGGAAGGTCTTAAGATCATGGACGTGTGGGGGCTGCCAAAGCAAAAAGGCATGGTACACTCGTTCAACGGCAGTGCTTATAAGGCGCAGGAGTTCCTGCAAAGGGGCCTTATGCTGTCCGTTGGGGGCCCGGTGTGTCGCCCGGACAATCAGAAGCTGCATCAGGCGGTGCGTGAAGTTCCGCTGGAAATGCTTTTAATTGAAAGTGACAGCCCGGATCAGGGGCCTCCTGCCTATAAAGGCCGCCTAAATCCCCCAGAAAGCATCTGGGAGGTGGCAAGAACTATAGGGGAGCTAAAATCACTTGATCCTCTGGAAATATTAGATATCACTACTGCAAACTTTCGGAGACTTTTTCATGGAAACCACACAATCACCTAA
- a CDS encoding DedA family protein has protein sequence MSQFAYQPGMVYAGLIAMMALSAVGFPLPEEVTLISVGILAFMGAHPAHFPPPYEGAPVVNVHTAAIIAFTAVVASDTLIYVIGRVFGRKLLYHPRVHKFFPEHMMKRVEEWTHKYGAYACGIFRFTPGLRFPGHLACGMLRYPVWKFLVIDGIAALISVPTQIYLLAHYGEPILKYLRQFKLVLFGIIGLLVIYFVAKKIHQRWSTRAASR, from the coding sequence ATGTCTCAGTTTGCGTATCAGCCGGGGATGGTTTACGCCGGTTTGATCGCGATGATGGCATTGTCTGCCGTTGGTTTCCCGCTGCCGGAAGAAGTCACCCTTATTAGCGTGGGTATTTTGGCCTTTATGGGTGCCCACCCTGCGCATTTTCCGCCCCCCTATGAGGGCGCTCCCGTCGTCAATGTTCATACCGCCGCCATCATAGCCTTTACGGCCGTCGTGGCCAGTGACACCCTGATCTATGTGATAGGCAGGGTGTTTGGACGAAAGCTTCTTTATCACCCCAGAGTTCACAAGTTCTTCCCTGAGCACATGATGAAACGTGTGGAAGAATGGACTCACAAATACGGCGCCTATGCTTGTGGTATCTTCCGTTTTACTCCGGGTTTGCGTTTCCCAGGTCACTTGGCTTGCGGGATGCTGAGATATCCTGTGTGGAAGTTCCTGGTGATCGACGGTATTGCCGCTTTGATCAGCGTGCCGACCCAGATTTACCTGTTGGCGCATTACGGGGAGCCGATCCTGAAGTACCTGCGTCAGTTCAAACTGGTTCTTTTCGGAATCATCGGTCTTTTAGTTATTTACTTTGTTGCCAAGAAGATCCATCAGCGCTGGTCGACCCGCGCTGCCAGTCGCTAA
- a CDS encoding RluA family pseudouridine synthase: MQSARGFEYGVRHILSPQAGGLCDVLLGNLELDREQIEFLLHLGAIYHNHQRTTEDSSVSVGDYIRVHTKPRRFTANDGQWRSRIVFENEHFVVANKISGLPVHASVDNLHENLQSYLQQTLNQTVYVTHRLDVPTRGLIVYAKTPEFQSEFNKLLIAREMNKIYRARVQGQNLSTGLLQHYMEPSPRAPKVVSKEMQPKWQECLLEILEFSKLENGLGEARIKLHTGRTHQIRAQLSAEGHPIVGDVAYGALKVWEEERIELEACELAFKNPLTGEHHEFKI; encoded by the coding sequence ATGCAGAGTGCCAGAGGATTTGAATACGGAGTTAGACATATATTAAGCCCCCAGGCTGGTGGGCTTTGTGATGTATTATTAGGCAATCTGGAACTTGATCGTGAACAAATTGAATTTCTTCTGCATCTGGGTGCCATTTACCACAATCATCAGCGCACGACAGAAGATTCCTCGGTTTCTGTTGGCGACTATATCAGGGTCCATACAAAACCACGCCGATTCACCGCCAACGACGGTCAATGGAGATCCCGTATCGTCTTTGAAAACGAACACTTTGTGGTGGCCAACAAAATCTCGGGCCTGCCCGTTCACGCCAGCGTTGATAATCTGCATGAAAATCTTCAGTCGTATCTGCAACAGACCTTAAATCAAACCGTGTACGTGACTCACCGGCTGGATGTTCCCACGCGCGGGTTGATCGTCTATGCAAAGACGCCCGAATTCCAAAGCGAATTCAACAAACTGCTGATCGCGCGCGAGATGAACAAGATCTATCGTGCCCGCGTGCAAGGACAGAATCTTTCCACCGGATTGTTGCAGCATTATATGGAACCGTCCCCGCGCGCCCCGAAAGTGGTCAGCAAAGAAATGCAACCCAAGTGGCAGGAATGCCTTCTTGAAATTCTTGAGTTTTCAAAACTGGAAAACGGTCTGGGCGAAGCGCGCATCAAACTTCACACCGGGCGCACGCATCAGATTCGTGCGCAGCTTTCAGCAGAAGGTCATCCAATTGTGGGTGATGTGGCGTATGGAGCTTTGAAAGTCTGGGAAGAAGAAAGAATCGAACTTGAAGCCTGTGAGCTGGCGTTTAAAAACCCGCTCACAGGGGAACATCACGAATTTAAAATCTAG